One genomic segment of Desulfobacterales bacterium includes these proteins:
- a CDS encoding VWA domain-containing protein produces the protein MKKLIKKFKMFYGVLFLLLGIALNSNAAGLLKPLSGNDSEIIMKSHHVKVIINNGFAKTEVDQIFQNNGNVDKEALYVFPLPTKASLSEVSFWVDGKEILGEVMEKEEAKKTYLEQKAKGNNTVLAEKDDYKRFEIRIYPVRANSDTRVRLVYYQPINIELNIGRYVYHLEEGGNESENSAFWSIDNKVKESFKFDLELKSVFPIKGVRVPDYKQAVIKKFQSDSEEMTREIYKVSIDSAEEGIELKKDIVVYYRLDDDVPARVELIPYKENLSKAGTFMLVVTPGATLNRIPTGCDWAFVLDVSGSMDGSRIATLVEGVGKVISQLSDKDRFRIITFNNRVRDFSGGYINATKSNINDILQKIKSIRADGSTALYAGLEMAYEGFDSNRTTGIILVTDGVANVGPTQQSNFLALHKKYDIRLFTFVIGNSANSPLLERLARDSGGFAMNISTSDEVIGRIIQAKAMVFNECIYDAEINFSGNEIIDITPSKIGNIYVGQQIVMFGRYRDAGEITIELKGKIGGNEQVWKCSANLPEMDIDNPEIERLWALSQIEGTMEVIREKGVNQDLKKKVVELGTEFSIVTDYTSMIVLQEEESENAGLQNLNANRVAKEREAEAQKLNKPIKSYRADNNPPSNNQTVQRQNSNQGMFKGVKSPNIGSGPVGPIFVIIAAWAMRRKQKKY, from the coding sequence ATGAAAAAGTTAATTAAAAAATTTAAAATGTTTTATGGAGTGTTATTTTTATTATTAGGAATTGCTCTTAATTCAAATGCAGCCGGTCTTCTTAAGCCTCTATCTGGAAATGATTCTGAAATTATCATGAAATCCCATCATGTAAAGGTTATTATAAACAATGGTTTTGCTAAAACTGAAGTCGACCAAATTTTTCAAAACAATGGAAACGTTGATAAGGAAGCTTTATATGTTTTTCCACTTCCAACTAAAGCGAGTCTTTCAGAAGTATCTTTTTGGGTTGACGGAAAAGAAATTCTCGGAGAAGTAATGGAAAAAGAAGAAGCTAAAAAAACTTATTTAGAGCAAAAAGCTAAAGGAAACAATACTGTTCTTGCTGAAAAAGATGATTATAAACGATTTGAAATAAGGATTTATCCTGTAAGAGCAAATAGTGACACCAGAGTTCGTCTTGTTTACTACCAACCTATTAATATAGAACTTAATATCGGAAGATATGTTTATCATCTTGAAGAAGGAGGCAATGAATCCGAAAATAGTGCTTTTTGGTCAATTGACAACAAAGTAAAAGAATCCTTTAAGTTTGACCTTGAGCTAAAATCAGTATTTCCAATAAAAGGAGTTCGAGTTCCGGATTATAAACAAGCTGTAATAAAAAAATTTCAATCTGATAGTGAAGAAATGACAAGGGAAATATATAAAGTATCTATTGATTCGGCAGAAGAAGGAATAGAGCTAAAAAAAGATATAGTAGTTTATTATCGCCTTGATGATGATGTTCCTGCAAGGGTTGAACTTATTCCATATAAAGAAAATCTTTCAAAAGCCGGAACATTCATGCTTGTAGTTACTCCTGGAGCAACTTTAAATAGAATTCCAACAGGATGCGATTGGGCTTTTGTGCTGGATGTTTCTGGAAGCATGGACGGAAGCAGAATTGCAACTTTAGTTGAAGGTGTCGGAAAAGTAATATCTCAATTATCTGATAAAGATAGATTCAGAATAATAACGTTTAACAATAGAGTGAGGGATTTTTCAGGCGGATACATAAATGCTACTAAATCTAATATAAATGATATTCTTCAAAAAATAAAATCTATTAGAGCTGACGGAAGCACAGCGTTATATGCTGGCTTAGAAATGGCTTATGAAGGCTTTGATTCTAATAGGACTACTGGAATTATTCTTGTAACAGATGGAGTTGCTAATGTTGGACCGACTCAACAGTCTAATTTCCTTGCACTCCATAAAAAATATGATATACGCCTTTTTACCTTTGTCATTGGAAACAGCGCAAATTCTCCACTCTTAGAAAGACTTGCAAGGGATTCTGGAGGATTTGCAATGAATATATCCACAAGTGACGAAGTTATAGGCCGTATAATTCAAGCAAAAGCTATGGTTTTCAATGAATGCATATATGATGCTGAAATAAACTTTAGTGGCAATGAAATTATAGATATAACTCCTTCTAAAATCGGCAATATTTATGTTGGTCAGCAAATAGTAATGTTTGGAAGATATAGAGACGCTGGAGAAATTACAATTGAACTTAAAGGCAAAATAGGAGGAAATGAGCAAGTATGGAAATGCTCCGCTAATCTTCCAGAAATGGACATTGATAACCCTGAAATCGAAAGATTATGGGCTCTTTCCCAAATTGAAGGCACTATGGAAGTAATTAGAGAAAAAGGTGTAAATCAAGATTTAAAAAAGAAAGTTGTTGAACTTGGAACTGAATTTTCAATTGTAACGGATTATACGTCAATGATTGTATTGCAGGAAGAAGAATCAGAAAATGCTGGTTTACAAAATCTTAATGCAAATAGAGTAGCTAAAGAGCGCGAAGCAGAAGCACAAAAACTGAATAAACCTATAAAATCTTACAGAGCTGATAATAATCCTCCTTCAAATAACCAAACAGTGCAAAGACAAAATTCAAATCAAGGCATGTTTAAGGGAGTTAAATCTCCAAATATAGGCTCTGGACCTGTAGGACCTATCTTTGTTATAATTGCAGCATGGGCGATGAGGAGGAAACAAAAAAAATATTAA
- a CDS encoding MotA/TolQ/ExbB proton channel family protein: MMEFLSKGGVLVIPILLCSVLALSIFVERLIRFAMLKNRGKGLAEKVTNAIIVGKEQDAVKIAEDSNSPMGRILIQAIEVKHKDREILETVIINATDEEVRNLSSYIQALATIGNIAPLLGLLGTVIGMIKAFMVIQQMGGKVNAAVLAGGIWEAMLTTALGLAVALPTMVAHSYLIAQVDKYEAKLQNGSVTFMKNLLK, encoded by the coding sequence ATTATGGAATTTTTATCAAAAGGCGGCGTACTTGTAATACCGATTTTATTATGTTCGGTTTTAGCGTTGTCAATATTCGTAGAAAGGCTTATACGTTTTGCCATGCTTAAAAATCGAGGCAAAGGTCTTGCAGAAAAAGTTACAAATGCTATTATTGTAGGAAAGGAACAAGATGCTGTAAAAATTGCCGAAGATAGCAATTCTCCAATGGGGCGCATATTAATTCAGGCAATAGAAGTTAAGCATAAAGATCGTGAAATATTGGAAACAGTAATTATAAATGCAACTGACGAAGAAGTTAGAAATTTATCTTCTTATATTCAGGCTTTAGCAACTATAGGCAATATCGCTCCTTTGCTTGGTCTTTTAGGAACAGTTATAGGCATGATTAAAGCTTTCATGGTTATTCAGCAAATGGGTGGAAAAGTCAATGCAGCTGTTCTTGCCGGTGGTATTTGGGAGGCTATGCTTACAACTGCTTTAGGTCTTGCTGTAGCTCTTCCAACAATGGTGGCTCATAGTTATTTAATCGCTCAAGTGGATAAATATGAAGCAAAACTCCAAAATGGCTCTGTAACTTTCATGAAAAATCTTTTAAAATAA
- a CDS encoding biopolymer transporter ExbD, with translation MLRHRRKKDRYQIQMPLTSLIDIVFMLLIYFLLTTNFIVDEGINIKLPQAKASGPQTKQEITIYVDKDGEAYLENNAIPYDLLFSKLKNMIGEQKGKLIIVKADRTVVLNKVVKIMDIAKAAGADKLCLATEKDF, from the coding sequence ATGCTACGACATCGAAGAAAAAAAGATAGATATCAAATCCAAATGCCGCTCACATCTTTAATTGATATTGTATTTATGTTGCTTATTTATTTTCTTTTAACAACAAATTTTATAGTAGATGAAGGCATAAATATAAAGCTTCCCCAAGCAAAAGCTTCAGGTCCTCAGACTAAACAAGAAATAACTATTTATGTGGACAAGGACGGAGAGGCATATTTAGAAAATAACGCGATTCCATATGATCTGCTTTTTTCAAAGCTAAAAAACATGATTGGAGAACAAAAAGGTAAGCTTATAATCGTTAAGGCTGATCGAACTGTAGTTTTAAATAAGGTCGTAAAAATTATGGATATTGCAAAAGCAGCTGGAGCAGATAAACTTTGCCTTGCTACTGAAAAGGATTTTTAA
- a CDS encoding energy transducer TonB, with translation MERTLYKKKRTNWLLVTLTSLSLGVHFIIFLYIAGIVKSETLTYIDLSIQNISKPYMRSIPRPSIRNNDPEKINIKEMNIKERRIPQLSIDPLKINPNDFISDSIEMPEIPNIQSVSGLKIAKWEPITSFGDFITEKDYFEMIKIKIEGKKEYPKSAIHRQREGKVKVKFIINLDGNVNSSEVTMSSGSSILDNAALMAVKNSSPFPAPPPNMFKKSINIEIIIVFELT, from the coding sequence GTGGAAAGAACTTTATATAAAAAAAAGCGCACTAATTGGCTTTTAGTTACTTTAACCAGCTTATCTTTAGGCGTTCATTTTATAATTTTTTTATATATCGCTGGGATAGTTAAATCTGAAACTTTAACATATATTGATTTAAGTATTCAAAATATTTCAAAACCCTATATGAGATCAATCCCTCGTCCAAGCATCAGAAACAATGACCCAGAAAAAATAAATATTAAGGAAATGAATATCAAAGAAAGGCGAATTCCCCAACTATCAATTGATCCATTAAAAATTAATCCAAATGATTTTATTTCAGATAGTATAGAAATGCCAGAGATTCCCAATATACAGAGTGTGTCAGGCCTAAAAATAGCCAAATGGGAACCTATTACATCTTTTGGTGATTTTATTACAGAAAAAGACTATTTTGAAATGATTAAAATTAAAATTGAAGGCAAAAAAGAATATCCTAAATCAGCTATACATCGTCAAAGAGAGGGAAAAGTAAAAGTTAAATTCATAATCAATTTAGACGGGAACGTAAATTCATCAGAAGTTACAATGAGTTCAGGCTCATCAATCTTAGATAATGCTGCATTAATGGCAGTAAAAAATTCTTCTCCATTTCCAGCTCCGCCCCCAAATATGTTCAAAAAATCAATTAATATTGAGATAATTATCGTTTTTGAACTAACATAA
- a CDS encoding transporter substrate-binding domain-containing protein, which yields MIKKFLCLLFIFNLFIAAVAFSETIEIVCEEEWKPYVWKEGKDAKGFSPEVLDAVFNSMGVKYTITPYPWARAEKNGT from the coding sequence ATGATTAAAAAATTTTTATGCCTTTTATTTATTTTCAACCTGTTTATTGCTGCTGTAGCTTTTTCTGAAACAATTGAAATAGTTTGTGAAGAGGAATGGAAACCTTATGTATGGAAAGAAGGAAAAGATGCTAAAGGTTTTAGTCCAGAAGTTCTTGACGCAGTTTTTAATAGTATGGGAGTTAAATATACGATAACTCCATATCCTTGGGCTCGGGCAGAAAAAAATGGCACTTGA
- a CDS encoding transporter substrate-binding domain-containing protein: MALDGECHALFDASKKASREEVCYYPDEFLLESKYVFFIKKENAGKLKYETFDDLKNYKIGVTHEYSYTADFWAFLNANKNFDTARTDEQSIKKLLLGRVDYFPGELGNINIIMNDLDSKEKLNAREQLTYLPKPLTQKPYYIIFNKKKMSKEFVDKFSEALKNFKQTDEFAKISEKYFGK, translated from the coding sequence ATGGCACTTGATGGTGAATGCCATGCTTTGTTTGATGCAAGCAAGAAAGCCAGCAGGGAAGAAGTTTGTTATTATCCTGATGAATTTTTATTGGAATCAAAATATGTATTTTTTATAAAAAAAGAAAATGCTGGAAAGTTGAAATATGAAACCTTTGATGATTTGAAAAATTATAAAATTGGTGTAACCCATGAATATTCTTATACCGCTGATTTTTGGGCTTTTCTTAACGCGAACAAAAATTTTGATACTGCACGGACAGACGAACAAAGTATAAAAAAACTCCTTTTAGGAAGAGTTGATTATTTTCCTGGAGAATTAGGTAATATTAATATCATTATGAATGACCTTGATTCTAAAGAGAAATTAAATGCGAGAGAACAACTTACCTATCTTCCTAAACCCCTTACACAAAAACCATATTACATTATATTCAACAAAAAGAAGATGTCTAAGGAATTTGTCGATAAATTTTCAGAAGCTCTAAAAAATTTTAAACAAACAGATGAATTTGCAAAAATATCGGAAAAGTATTTTGGAAAATAG
- the larC gene encoding nickel pincer cofactor biosynthesis protein LarC yields the protein MQIAFFDCSAGASGDMIVGSLIDAGLEIDYLIKKIEKINLSGYKINAKKVLKKGISGTKLYVHIDKDHVHHRNISDIKNIILKSTLSDTVKENSLRIFYRLAEAESKIHQKSIDEIHFHEIGAIDSIIDIVAACIGIEELGIEKIYCSPFNVGSGILKCEHGLLPVPAPATIELLKGKPIYSKGIFGEILTPTGAAILATLSSGFGEMPSMNLKAIGYGAGEKDFDVPNLLRLIIGETTLNKNDYLSDVVGVIETNIDDMNPQIYDYLFHKVFEIGALDIFLSSLYMKKNRPGTLVTIICNPDIIKNVADLLLKETATLGLRWRLENRIKLKRHIKEIDTKFGKINIKIAEINGKILKAQPEYDDIKRISIKENIPMYELIEYIKKINLF from the coding sequence ATGCAAATAGCATTTTTTGATTGTTCTGCTGGCGCCAGCGGAGATATGATTGTAGGAAGCCTTATAGATGCAGGCCTTGAAATTGATTATCTTATTAAAAAAATAGAAAAAATTAATTTATCAGGCTATAAAATAAATGCTAAAAAAGTTTTAAAAAAAGGTATAAGCGGAACTAAACTATATGTTCATATTGATAAAGATCATGTTCACCATAGAAATATCAGTGATATAAAAAATATAATATTAAAAAGTACTTTATCTGATACCGTTAAGGAAAACAGCCTTAGAATATTTTACAGACTCGCCGAAGCTGAATCAAAAATTCATCAAAAATCTATAGATGAAATTCATTTTCATGAAATAGGTGCTATTGATTCCATAATCGATATAGTTGCCGCATGTATTGGAATTGAAGAATTAGGAATTGAAAAAATATATTGCTCACCTTTTAATGTTGGTTCAGGAATCTTAAAGTGTGAACACGGATTGCTTCCGGTTCCTGCTCCAGCAACAATTGAACTTCTTAAAGGGAAACCTATTTACTCAAAAGGAATTTTTGGAGAAATTTTAACACCAACTGGAGCAGCTATACTTGCAACTCTCTCAAGCGGTTTTGGTGAAATGCCGTCTATGAATTTAAAAGCTATAGGATATGGAGCAGGAGAAAAAGATTTTGATGTTCCGAACCTTTTAAGGCTTATTATTGGCGAAACCACCTTGAATAAAAATGATTATTTATCTGATGTAGTTGGTGTAATTGAAACCAATATTGATGATATGAATCCACAAATATATGATTATTTATTCCATAAAGTTTTTGAGATTGGCGCTTTAGATATTTTTCTATCATCTTTATACATGAAAAAAAATAGACCAGGAACATTGGTAACAATAATATGTAATCCTGATATTATTAAAAATGTTGCTGATTTATTATTAAAAGAAACAGCTACTCTCGGTTTGCGATGGCGACTTGAGAATAGAATAAAACTAAAACGCCATATTAAAGAAATAGATACAAAGTTCGGAAAAATAAATATTAAAATAGCGGAAATAAATGGCAAGATATTAAAAGCTCAGCCTGAATACGATGATATAAAACGCATATCCATAAAAGAAAATATTCCTATGTATGAATTAATTGAATACATTAAAAAAATAAACCTATTTTAG
- a CDS encoding sigma-54-dependent Fis family transcriptional regulator, whose protein sequence is MPKILYPRFPIFAIDDDNAILESLEFMFKLEGLNNIISCNSPDKVMEIISTNTLSVILLDILMPNISGEQLLMQITQNYPEIPIIILTGLNDLETAVKFMRYKAYDYIVKPINEENSGRLINAINRAIEYREMQTEITRLKQGILGRELKNPENFSRIITTSKLMYGVFQYIEAISESRQPVLITGETGVGKELIADAIHKCSDLKGDFVAVNISGLDENIFADTLFGHIRGSFTGADKSRKGLVQKASGGSLFLDEIGDLSMESQVKLLRLIQEREYFALGSDSIMKANVRIIAATNKDLKKLKESGGFRNDLYYRLNSHHVYIPPLRDRLEDLPILIDNFLEIASQELNKKKPSIPTELITLLSCYNFPGNIRELKAMIYNALINHTSRILSMKSFREYLKENLNCDSKDLIQTVYYKETTLLSSLATLPTIKQMVNELITETLNRTKGNQSIASQQLGISRQTLMKHCRRMNLQID, encoded by the coding sequence ATGCCTAAAATTCTATATCCACGTTTTCCTATTTTTGCAATTGACGATGATAACGCTATACTGGAAAGTTTAGAGTTTATGTTTAAATTAGAAGGACTTAATAACATTATTTCATGTAACTCTCCAGATAAAGTTATGGAAATTATTTCCACAAATACGTTAAGTGTTATTTTATTAGATATACTGATGCCTAATATTTCAGGAGAACAGCTTTTAATGCAGATAACTCAAAATTATCCTGAAATACCAATTATAATTCTCACAGGATTGAATGATTTAGAAACAGCTGTTAAATTCATGAGATATAAAGCTTACGACTATATTGTAAAGCCTATCAATGAAGAAAATAGCGGACGACTTATCAATGCAATAAATCGAGCTATTGAATATCGGGAAATGCAGACAGAAATAACTCGTTTAAAGCAAGGAATACTTGGAAGAGAATTGAAAAATCCTGAAAATTTTTCAAGAATAATAACTACGAGCAAATTAATGTATGGTGTTTTTCAATACATAGAAGCTATATCAGAATCAAGACAGCCTGTTTTAATAACTGGAGAGACAGGTGTTGGAAAAGAACTTATAGCTGATGCTATTCATAAATGCAGTGATTTAAAAGGAGATTTTGTAGCTGTTAATATTTCAGGCCTTGATGAAAATATTTTTGCTGATACTTTATTTGGTCATATAAGAGGTTCCTTTACAGGAGCAGATAAATCCAGAAAAGGGCTGGTTCAAAAAGCATCAGGTGGAAGTCTTTTTTTAGACGAAATCGGAGATTTATCTATGGAATCCCAAGTAAAATTATTAAGGCTAATTCAAGAACGGGAATATTTCGCTTTAGGTTCAGATAGTATCATGAAAGCAAATGTTAGAATAATTGCCGCTACAAATAAAGATTTAAAAAAATTAAAAGAGTCAGGAGGCTTTAGGAACGATCTTTATTATAGGCTTAATTCCCATCATGTTTATATTCCACCTTTAAGAGATAGATTAGAAGACTTACCAATCTTGATAGATAATTTTCTTGAAATAGCCTCTCAAGAACTCAATAAAAAGAAACCATCTATCCCTACTGAGCTTATAACTCTTTTATCCTGTTATAATTTTCCTGGAAATATTAGAGAATTAAAAGCTATGATTTATAATGCTTTAATAAATCATACATCAAGAATTCTAAGCATGAAGTCGTTTAGGGAATATTTAAAAGAAAATCTTAATTGTGATAGCAAAGACTTAATTCAAACAGTATATTATAAAGAAACAACATTATTATCTTCCCTTGCTACATTACCGACTATAAAACAGATGGTTAATGAGCTTATTACTGAAACTTTGAACAGAACAAAAGGTAATCAAAGCATAGCTTCTCAACAATTAGGAATATCTCGACAAACACTTATGAAACACTGCAGAAGAATGAATCTACAAATCGACTAA
- a CDS encoding PAS domain S-box protein, translated as MRYLTYISRVHGILDKQTLYNCGRALFIRQSIDKIHFCDVNGNLLPSENCNYTLSRKNLKQSTIENENLLYNNTSVFYENAQFLEFWAPIFLTKPYSLNNAYTFYEQDLPNWETVGFLYIAIDKMQMRLEIKQLSIKMVLLFLLFFSISCFFMYYFAKKIVKPLSELVDKSKNSVDNNYPIDACIRINRQDEFMSIAGSINNLLESLREKEISIKLSQFALDKAKEEIICTRGDGKIVYVNNSTSLRIGYSYYELIDTDIKNLFIVESESQWNENWHSIKKNEIHNIQFFHITKDRNKFLAEAITSLYKFNGQEYIFWFIQDISFSRSMEKQIKSYKNQLIQSEKMINLGTIAASIVHEINNPNTCIMLNIPTIEKVWKNILPILDAHDEFNEDFSILGVPYAEVRDKFSKTCLNILQGSKRIERIVNDLKKYYKKENKENGKDKENIDLN; from the coding sequence GTGAGGTATTTAACATATATTTCACGAGTACATGGGATATTGGACAAGCAAACATTATATAATTGTGGAAGGGCTTTATTTATAAGGCAATCCATAGATAAAATACATTTCTGTGATGTGAATGGAAATCTATTGCCATCTGAAAATTGTAATTATACTCTTTCAAGGAAAAATTTGAAACAAAGTACAATAGAGAACGAAAATCTTTTATATAATAATACTTCCGTTTTTTATGAAAATGCACAATTTCTTGAGTTTTGGGCTCCGATTTTTTTAACTAAACCTTATTCCTTAAATAACGCATATACGTTTTACGAACAAGATTTACCTAACTGGGAAACAGTTGGTTTTTTATATATAGCGATAGATAAAATGCAAATGCGTTTAGAAATAAAGCAGCTTTCTATCAAAATGGTTTTATTATTTTTATTATTTTTTTCAATAAGTTGTTTTTTTATGTATTATTTTGCAAAAAAAATTGTAAAACCTTTGTCGGAGCTTGTTGATAAATCAAAGAATAGTGTAGATAATAACTATCCCATTGATGCATGTATAAGGATCAACAGACAAGATGAGTTTATGTCGATAGCGGGTTCAATTAATAATCTCCTTGAATCATTAAGGGAAAAAGAAATAAGCATTAAATTATCCCAATTCGCTTTAGATAAAGCCAAAGAAGAAATAATCTGCACACGGGGAGATGGTAAAATAGTTTATGTAAATAACTCCACATCTTTAAGAATAGGTTATTCTTATTATGAACTAATTGATACGGATATTAAAAATTTATTTATAGTTGAATCTGAATCCCAGTGGAATGAAAACTGGCATTCCATAAAAAAAAATGAGATTCATAATATCCAATTTTTTCATATTACAAAAGATAGAAATAAATTTTTGGCTGAAGCTATAACTTCCTTATATAAATTCAATGGTCAAGAGTATATATTTTGGTTTATTCAGGATATTTCTTTTTCAAGAAGTATGGAAAAGCAAATAAAATCATATAAAAATCAATTAATTCAATCCGAAAAAATGATAAATTTAGGAACGATTGCCGCTTCGATTGTTCATGAAATTAACAATCCAAATACCTGTATTATGCTTAATATTCCAACTATTGAAAAAGTCTGGAAAAATATTTTACCTATTTTAGATGCCCATGACGAATTCAATGAAGATTTTTCGATATTAGGTGTTCCGTATGCTGAAGTCAGAGATAAGTTTAGCAAAACTTGTTTGAATATATTACAAGGCTCGAAAAGAATAGAAAGAATCGTCAATGATTTAAAAAAATATTATAAAAAAGAAAATAAAGAAAACGGAAAAGATAAAGAAAATATTGATTTAAAT